One window from the genome of Glycine soja cultivar W05 chromosome 12, ASM419377v2, whole genome shotgun sequence encodes:
- the LOC114379921 gene encoding probable magnesium transporter NIPA4 — protein MATSSSSSSTSSWREGMSSDNIKGLCLALSSSFFIGASFIVKKKGLKKAGASGIRAGSGGYSYLYEPLWWVGMITMIVGEIANFAAYAFAPAILVTPLGALSIIISAALAHIILRERLHIFGILGCVLCVVGSTTIVLHAPQEREIESVSEVWDLAMEPAFLFYAALVITATFILIFHFIPLYGQTHIMVYIGVCSLVGSLTVMSVKALGIVIKLTLSGMNQLIYPQTWAFTLVVIVCVLTQMNYLNKALDTFNTAVVSPIYYVMFTTFTIVASVIMFKDWDRQSPTQVITEICGFVTILSGTFLLHKTKDMADGLQPSLSVRLPKHSEEDGFDGGEGIPLRRQEAMRSP, from the exons ATGGcgacttcttcttcttcttcttcgactTCGAGCTGGCGCGAGGGCATGTCCTCCGACAACATAAAGGGACTGTGTCTCGCTCTCTCCTCTAGCTTCTTCATCGGTGCCAGCTTCATTGTCAAAAAGAAGGGTTTGAAGAAGGCCGGTGCTAGTGGAATCAGGGCCG GAAGTGGAGGTTATTCTTACTTGTATGAGCCGCTTTGGTGGGTGGGAATGATAACAA TGATTGTTGGGGAGATTGCCAATTTTGCAGCTTATGCATTTGCCCCAGCTATATTGGTCACCCCTCTTGGTGCTCTTAGCATTATTATCAG TGCTGCTCTTGCTCATATTATTTTACGGGAGAGGCTACATATTTTTGGAATTCTTGGTTGCGTTTTGTGTGTCGTGGGATCTACAACAATTGTTTTGCATGCTCCTCAAGAACGGGAAATTGAATCTGTTTCAGAAGTGTGGGATCTTGCTATGGAACCAG CATTTCTCTTTTATGCAGCTTTGGTAATAACAGCTACTTTTATCCTTATCTTCCACTTCATTCCTCTCTATGGCCAGACACACATAATGGTTTATATCGGTGTTTGTTCCCTTGTAGGTTCTCTAACG GTTATGAGTGTTAAGGCTCTTGGAATTGTCATAAAGTTAACACTGTCGGGGATGAATCAGCTAATTTACCCTCAAACTTGGGCATTCACTCTAGTTGTAATTGTTTGTGTTCTTACCcaaatgaattatttaaataag GCACTGGATACTTTTAATACGGCAGTGGTATCTCCCATATATTATGTTATGTTCACTACATTTACCATTGTGGCTAGTGTTATTATGTTTAAG GACTGGGATAGACAAAGTCCAACACAAGTTATCACAGAAATATGTGGGTTTGTGACCATTCTATCAGGAACTTTTCTTCTTCACAAAACTAAGGATATGGCTGATG GTTTACAACCATCTTTATCTGTTAGACTTCCTAAGCATTCAGAAGAGGATGGCTTTGATGGTGGTGAAGGCATTCCTCTTAGACGGCAAGAAGCCATGAGATCGCCATGA